The Akkermansiaceae bacterium genome segment GCAGAGGATCAAGCATCAGTGGCGGAATGGGATTTCACGATCTCCGGGAACGCATCCAGGTGCCTGCCCGCCGTCTCCAGATCAAAGGTTCCGGCGGCCTCCCGCAGACGGGCTGCATAGTCCTGCAACGATACCGATCCATGGCGGGATGCAAGGACTGAAATTTTGTCCGCGAAGGAAATGGTCGCCTGCGCCGGCACCAGCTTCACCAGTTCCGGCCAAGGCGATGCCAGCAACGCCGCCAATGCCTCCGCCAGCCCGGCAGGATCCAGGAGGCTTCCCGCCTCGATCCGGACGGAGGACGAATCTGACGGAATGCCCCCCTTTCCTTTCCTTGGATGAAGGATCCTGAAATCCGTTTCATCCTGCATATCCCCCGTGGTTTCCGGAACGAACTCCGACCGGGTGACAGGGATTGACAGGGTGAAGGTGGAGCCTTGTCCAACCACACTCTCCACCGAAACCTCACCCCCCATTGCCTCCGCCAGCCGCCCGCTGATGTTCAGCCCCAGGCCGGTGCCTTCGAAATCCCGCGAGTTCCGGGAATCCACCTGGTAGAACGGCTGGAAGATCGCCTTGTGTTGTTCCTTGTCGATCCCGATGCCTGTGTCCGTGACCGTGAGAACGAGCCAGCCCCGGGAATCGTCCGGCGGTTTCCGGAAATCCGCACTCACGCGGACCTGCCCTTCGCGGGTGAACTTGAGCGCGTTGCCGATCAGGTTCACCATGATCTGCCGGAGCCGCAGCGCATCGAAAACGAGGACGGACGGAACACCCGGCTCCACTTCGACACGATAGTTCAACCCCTTTTCGGAAGCCCTGTACGAGAACAAGGTTCCAAGATTCCCGATGAAACGGCGGACATCCACCGGCACGGGACGGATCTCGAGTTTCGATGCCTCGATTTTCGAGAGATCGAGGATGTCGTTGATCAGTTCCAACAGTGAGTTCCCGCTGGAGAGGATGGCCTGGGCGTAGTGCTTCTGCTGTCCGGCCGGGAGGGAGTCCTCGAGCAGCTCGCCGAAGCCGAGGATGGCATTCATCGGGGTCCTGATCTCATGGCTCATCATGGCGAGGAAATCGCCCTTCGCCTTGTCGGACTGGACGGCACGGTCCTTGTCCTGGGTCACCGCCACCATCCGTTCCTGGTTTCTCAGATAGAAGAACAGAACCAGCACGCCGATGGCGGTGGAAAGGACCGCCGCGCCGCCGGTCAACGCCACGATCAGGTTCGTCCGGGTGAGGTTGTGTATCTGGCTCTGCTGCAGGCCGCCCAGCAGCTTTTCCTCCACGACCTCCATGTCCGAGATCCGCTGGCGGAACACATCCATGAGCGATTTGCCCTCTCCGGTGGCGGAGATCCGGCTGACCTCCACCTCCCCCTGCGTCCTGCGGATGTCGATGGTCCGTGCCAGGTAGGCTTTCTTGCGGTCCGCCGCCTGACGCAGCAGCTTGCTCCTTTCATGCTGGGGCGGATTGTTCCGGGTGAGGGTCTCCACTTCGGACAGCAGGTTGTCGAGAATCTCCCGGGAAAGGTGATAGGGTTCCAGATACTGGTCCTCACCCACGATGATGTATCCGCGCTGGCCCAGCTCCAGATCCTGCATGGCGGAAAGGGAAGACCGCAGGGCTGTGAGGACACTCCGGCTATGGGACACCCGGCGCGCATCCTCAAGGTTGCGGCGGGTGTTGAGCGCGGAGGTGATGACCCCGCAACCGATCATCACCAGCACCACCAGGGCGGAGGCGAGGTACCTCGTCCTGACTTTACGCGCTCGCTGGGGCATTCCGGAGTGGCTTCGGCACCGCTGGCGAAACTACATCAACCAGTTGGTACAACAAGGCTCCAATCCGCGCATTTACTCCGCTGCCACCGGCCTTCTCCTCCACGCCAGGATCAGGAAGCCGGCCGAGAACGCGAACATGAACAGGGACAGGAACTGCCCCTGGGTCAGGACGCCGTCGATGACCCAAGCCGCGTCCGGCTCCCGGAACCGCTCCGCGAAGATCCGGAAAATGGCATAGAGTCCGAAAAACAGCCCGGTCAGCAGGCCGTGCGGGGCCTTCGGGAAACGGATCCGCACGATCCAGAGGATGGCGAAAAGCAGCAGCCCCTCCAGCGCACCTTCATACACCTGCGACGGGTGGCGCGGCTCCAGATAGGGTGCGATGGCCTCTTTCACCTGGTCCGACTTGCGGGTGGCAGCCAGCAGTTGCTCGAAAAACGCATGCTGGGCAGGTCCGGTGGCCGCATCATTCATCGCGTGATAGGCCGGTGCCAGGGCAGGGTCCGCATTCACGGCCGCCGCGGCCGCCACTTCGAAGCTGCCGGATTCCGGCGCTTTCGCATCCATCAGCGCCGTGGGGAATTTCACCGCCCAGGAAAGACCGGACGCGACACGTCCATACAGCTCTCCGTTGATGAAATTCGCGGCCCGGCCGAAAAAGAGGCCCACCGGGGCGACCACGCACAGACCATCCCCCAACCCGGTCCAGGAAACCTTGTGCTTCCGGGCGTAGAACCAGGTGAAAATCACCAGACCGAGGATGCCGCCGTGGCTGGCCATCCCCCCTTCCCATACCTTGAAAACCAGCAACGGATCGGCGGCGAGGCTTCCCCAGCCCATCTTCGGGATGTGGTAGAACAGGATGTAGCCCAGCCGGCCACCGAGAAAGACGCCGAAGAGGGCGGCGGCGGCGATGAAATCCCCCGTCTTCTCCGGCTTGAGCACCCACAGCCCCTTCCGCGCCAGATGGCGCAGCAGCAGGAACCCGGCCACGAACCCCATCAGATACGCCAGCCCGTACCAACGGAGGGCCAGATTCCCGAAGAGTGGCAGCGCCACCGGATCCAGATCATGCACATAAACGCCTAACACGCCCGCACCTCACACCATCCCCCGCCCGTCCGCAAGCGGAACTCCGGGCACCTTCCCGATTGACCTGCCGGGCTTCCCAACGGACGTTTCCTTCATGCCGACGAGCAAAAAGGACCTGCTGGATCTCCAGTTCATCGATGCGCGACACAAGCTCATCGAAGTGGCCGCATTTCTGGACCGCATCGACCGGCACGCCGGGGAGGACGACTACCGCATCGCCGCGCTTAAGAAAACCCTGCCCATCCTGCTGGAAGACCGCCCGGACCGCGCC includes the following:
- a CDS encoding CHASE3 domain-containing protein; this translates as MPQRARKVRTRYLASALVVLVMIGCGVITSALNTRRNLEDARRVSHSRSVLTALRSSLSAMQDLELGQRGYIIVGEDQYLEPYHLSREILDNLLSEVETLTRNNPPQHERSKLLRQAADRKKAYLARTIDIRRTQGEVEVSRISATGEGKSLMDVFRQRISDMEVVEEKLLGGLQQSQIHNLTRTNLIVALTGGAAVLSTAIGVLVLFFYLRNQERMVAVTQDKDRAVQSDKAKGDFLAMMSHEIRTPMNAILGFGELLEDSLPAGQQKHYAQAILSSGNSLLELINDILDLSKIEASKLEIRPVPVDVRRFIGNLGTLFSYRASEKGLNYRVEVEPGVPSVLVFDALRLRQIMVNLIGNALKFTREGQVRVSADFRKPPDDSRGWLVLTVTDTGIGIDKEQHKAIFQPFYQVDSRNSRDFEGTGLGLNISGRLAEAMGGEVSVESVVGQGSTFTLSIPVTRSEFVPETTGDMQDETDFRILHPRKGKGGIPSDSSSVRIEAGSLLDPAGLAEALAALLASPWPELVKLVPAQATISFADKISVLASRHGSVSLQDYAARLREAAGTFDLETAGRHLDAFPEIVKSHSATDA
- the lgt gene encoding prolipoprotein diacylglyceryl transferase, whose amino-acid sequence is MLGVYVHDLDPVALPLFGNLALRWYGLAYLMGFVAGFLLLRHLARKGLWVLKPEKTGDFIAAAALFGVFLGGRLGYILFYHIPKMGWGSLAADPLLVFKVWEGGMASHGGILGLVIFTWFYARKHKVSWTGLGDGLCVVAPVGLFFGRAANFINGELYGRVASGLSWAVKFPTALMDAKAPESGSFEVAAAAAVNADPALAPAYHAMNDAATGPAQHAFFEQLLAATRKSDQVKEAIAPYLEPRHPSQVYEGALEGLLLFAILWIVRIRFPKAPHGLLTGLFFGLYAIFRIFAERFREPDAAWVIDGVLTQGQFLSLFMFAFSAGFLILAWRRRPVAAE